From a region of the Sminthopsis crassicaudata isolate SCR6 chromosome 6, ASM4859323v1, whole genome shotgun sequence genome:
- the PGCKA1 gene encoding PDCD10 and GCKIII kinases-associated protein 1: MGCRCCKMIQSYLFEPVHAPPAGYVNEVNSYKLEEEDGIKSQSKESQEILARTEAKNRLNSAQEPFWHHRGPPTPGDPPAIMKADPTLNGVGSGTAPSPGVRPRLSQGHETPPQESGGGSLASAVSDGDSDGHSATEGDPEERAAEETRVILNGDSHTSGESACSPGGHHTLEGQDHILQLPVPDYPQVEVQVVSQNAEESGHFLSNHIQPKPMDRADFADGDQPAELAFSKGRSWDSLHEAIKTEALTVNFNKDVMKRDPDWSSEQEDAAVAEALAALEAATAGEDGEEGY, translated from the exons ATGGGGTGCAGGTGCTGTAAAATGATACAAAG CtatctctttgagccagttcATGCTCCACCTGCTGGTTATGTCAATGAAGTCAACAGTTACAAGCTAGAGGAAGAAGATGGAATCAAATCCCAGAGCAAAGAGAGCCAGGAAATCCTCGCAAGGACAGAAGCCAAAAACAGACTGAACAGTGCGCAGGAGCCTTTCTGGCACCATCGCGGTCCCCCCACCCCGGGGGATCCTCCCGCCATCATGAAGGCCGACCCCACACTCAACGGTGTCGGTTCAGGCACGGCTCCGTCCCCTGGCGTCAGGCCCAGACTGAGCCAGGGACACGAAACCCCTCCTCAGGAGAGTGGTGGTGGGTCTTTGGCCAGTGCCGTGAGCGATGGGGACTCTGACGGACACTCTGCTACAGAAGGTGACCCGGAGGAACGAGCCGCAGAGGAGACTCGGGTCATCTTGAATGGAGACTCCCACACTTCGGGAGAAAGCGCCTGCTCCCCCGGAGGTCACCACACGCTGGAAGGCCAAGACCACATCCTCCAGCTCCCAGTCCCCGACTACCCTCAAGTGGAGGTGCAAGTGGTCAGCCAGAATGCTGAGGAAAGTGGCCATTTTCTGAGCAATCACATCCAACCCAAGCCCATGGACAGAGCAGATTTTGCAGATGGAGACCAGCCGGCAGAGCTGGCCTTTTCTAAAGGGAGAAGCTGGGATTCGTTGCATGAAGCCATTAAAACTGAAGCCTTAACTGTTAATTTTAACAAGGATGTGATGAAGCGTGACCCTGACTGGAGCTCTGAGCAGGAGGATGCTGCCGTGGCAGAAGCCCTTGCAGCCCTAGAAGCTGCCACCGCGGGAGAGGATGGAGAGGAGGGGTACTAG